A genomic region of Chlorobaculum parvum NCIB 8327 contains the following coding sequences:
- a CDS encoding Tn7-like element transposition protein TnsE, protein MRHSLVWPTSFLEKTFRNDYRRISHPKSSSSNNSLVERDALHHWAERVHSELLAL, encoded by the coding sequence ATAAGGCACTCATTAGTGTGGCCTACGTCATTTCTTGAAAAGACTTTTCGGAATGACTATAGGCGCATTTCCCACCCCAAATCCTCCTCTTCAAACAACTCGTTAGTAGAACGAGATGCTCTCCATCATTGGGCAGAACGGGTTCATTCTGAATTGCTTGCCCTTTAA
- the csm2 gene encoding type III-A CRISPR-associated protein Csm2 produces the protein MAGKEFDFIKELGELPKLDEVKKRLERVNTFSSASSEIKESLYLYAAAIAKQMSADVTPTQLRRYYSYIKSIELVNRDQKDDAPQIIDKYKLSFLLPKIAGSSERKKLESLYDVMKVCLSNNNGGKIKTVADLRLFVEFFEAILDYHASIEKSVNHN, from the coding sequence ATGGCAGGAAAAGAGTTTGATTTCATTAAAGAGTTGGGAGAGTTGCCAAAACTGGACGAAGTAAAGAAAAGGCTGGAAAGAGTAAACACCTTTTCCTCTGCCTCTTCAGAGATAAAAGAAAGCTTGTATCTCTATGCTGCAGCCATTGCCAAACAGATGAGTGCAGATGTCACTCCAACTCAGTTGCGACGTTATTACAGCTATATCAAGTCAATTGAATTAGTCAACAGAGATCAAAAAGATGATGCTCCTCAAATAATTGACAAGTACAAGCTGAGCTTTCTTCTGCCAAAAATTGCAGGAAGCAGCGAAAGGAAGAAATTAGAATCGTTGTACGATGTCATGAAGGTATGTCTTTCAAATAACAATGGAGGCAAAATCAAGACTGTAGCTGATCTTCGTCTCTTCGTTGAATTTTTTGAGGCGATTCTTGACTATCATGCCTCAATAGAAAAGAGTGTAAACCACAACTAA
- the cas1 gene encoding CRISPR-associated endonuclease Cas1: protein MSISNPKIRNSRTLIRKRRAMAWEHNGELKERFDNHLGALSALAGHAQRCESMDALRGFEGKAAALYFELFGLLFKKELPFYTEAFRRVRRPPTDPVNSLLSFGYSLLHTNMFSLVRMKGMNPYIGFLHAEDKGNPALINDLVEEFRTIIDSLALYMLNKGILRNKDFYYHKDRLGCFLTDKARKTFLTVFERRMWENAVDQETGKAMNIRRHMEHQVHKLKEVLEGKRPVYEPYRVSR, encoded by the coding sequence ATATCAATAAGCAACCCAAAAATCCGCAATTCCCGCACCCTTATTCGCAAACGCCGGGCTATGGCATGGGAGCATAACGGCGAACTGAAAGAGCGGTTCGATAACCATCTTGGCGCTTTGAGTGCGCTGGCCGGACATGCGCAGAGGTGCGAAAGCATGGATGCGTTGAGAGGCTTTGAGGGAAAAGCTGCCGCGCTGTACTTCGAGTTGTTTGGACTCCTGTTCAAAAAAGAGCTTCCGTTTTATACCGAAGCGTTCCGCCGTGTTCGCAGGCCTCCGACCGACCCGGTCAACAGCTTGCTCAGTTTTGGTTATTCACTGCTGCACACCAACATGTTTTCTCTCGTGCGGATGAAAGGCATGAACCCTTACATCGGCTTTCTTCATGCTGAAGACAAAGGAAATCCAGCGCTCATCAACGATCTTGTCGAAGAGTTCAGAACCATTATCGATTCGTTGGCGCTGTACATGCTCAACAAGGGAATTCTGAGGAACAAGGATTTTTATTATCATAAAGACAGACTCGGTTGTTTTTTGACAGACAAGGCAAGGAAAACGTTTCTGACCGTTTTCGAGCGGCGGATGTGGGAAAATGCCGTCGATCAGGAAACCGGAAAGGCGATGAACATCCGGCGGCACATGGAACACCAGGTGCACAAGCTCAAGGAGGTCCTTGAAGGGAAGCGCCCGGTGTACGAGCCATACCGGGTCAGCAGATAA
- the glmS gene encoding glutamine--fructose-6-phosphate transaminase (isomerizing) → MCGIIGYIGKREAAPLLLNGLKRLEYRGYDSAGMAVMNGSMQVLKQKGSVGNLEELLNVSGSVMLGATIGIAHTRWATHGDPSDRNAHPHMNISDDIALIHNGIIENYTTLKKELISQGYEFESDTDSEVLVHLIDRVWKADPSIGLEGAVRQALRHVEGAYGICVVSSREPDKIVVARKGSPLVIGLGDGEYFIASDAAPIVEHTNKVVYLLDGEMAVVTHENYTVKTIENVEQEKRVTELDFSLEKIEKGGFEHFMLKEIFEQPEVMRDVMRGRIRVDEGRVQLGGIEDYLDRLKQAKRIVICACGTSWHAGLIGEYLIEEYARIPVEVDYASEFRYRNPIVTADDVVIVISQSGETADTLAALRLAKEKGALVMGICNVVGSTIARETLCGMYTHAGPEVGVASTKAFTAQVIVLFMLAMALSKGRTISQEEIKLNLRDLADVPEKVARILEQNDVIKELAAKLKDARNALYLGRGYNFPVALEGALKLKEISYIHAEGYPAAEMKHGPIALIDEDMPVIVIATRDNTYAKILSNIEEVRSRKGRVIAIASEGDREIAELTPDVIYIPQASAALLPLLTVIPLQLLSYHVATMRGCNVDRPRNLAKSVTVE, encoded by the coding sequence ATGTGTGGCATTATCGGCTATATCGGTAAGCGTGAAGCGGCTCCGCTGCTTCTGAATGGTTTGAAACGTCTTGAATACAGAGGATATGATTCCGCCGGCATGGCGGTCATGAACGGTTCGATGCAGGTGCTCAAGCAGAAGGGCAGCGTCGGTAATCTCGAAGAGCTGCTGAACGTTTCGGGCTCGGTCATGCTCGGGGCTACCATCGGCATCGCGCATACCCGATGGGCGACGCATGGCGACCCGAGTGACCGGAACGCTCACCCCCACATGAACATCTCCGACGACATCGCCCTGATTCACAACGGCATCATCGAGAACTATACGACCCTGAAAAAAGAGCTGATCTCTCAGGGGTACGAGTTCGAGAGCGATACCGATTCCGAGGTGCTGGTGCATCTGATCGACCGCGTCTGGAAAGCCGATCCGTCGATCGGGCTGGAGGGAGCCGTCCGCCAGGCGCTTCGGCATGTAGAAGGTGCGTACGGCATCTGCGTGGTCTCTTCCCGGGAGCCCGACAAGATTGTGGTGGCCCGCAAGGGAAGCCCGCTGGTGATTGGCCTGGGCGACGGCGAATATTTTATCGCCTCCGACGCAGCGCCGATCGTGGAGCACACCAACAAAGTGGTCTATCTGCTTGATGGCGAAATGGCTGTGGTGACCCACGAAAACTACACGGTCAAGACTATCGAGAATGTCGAGCAGGAGAAACGGGTCACCGAACTTGATTTCAGCCTTGAAAAGATCGAGAAGGGCGGATTCGAACACTTCATGCTCAAGGAGATTTTCGAGCAGCCCGAGGTGATGCGCGACGTCATGCGCGGCCGCATTCGCGTCGATGAGGGGCGGGTGCAGCTTGGCGGCATCGAAGATTACCTCGACAGGCTCAAGCAGGCCAAGCGTATCGTGATCTGCGCCTGCGGTACGAGCTGGCACGCGGGGCTGATCGGCGAGTACCTGATCGAGGAGTACGCCCGCATTCCGGTGGAGGTCGATTACGCGTCGGAATTCCGGTACCGCAACCCGATTGTGACCGCCGACGATGTGGTGATCGTCATCTCCCAGTCCGGCGAAACCGCCGATACGCTGGCCGCGCTTCGCCTTGCCAAAGAGAAGGGCGCGCTGGTGATGGGCATCTGCAACGTGGTTGGCTCGACGATCGCCCGCGAGACCCTGTGCGGCATGTACACCCATGCAGGGCCGGAGGTGGGCGTGGCCTCGACCAAAGCCTTCACGGCCCAGGTGATCGTGCTTTTCATGCTCGCCATGGCGCTCAGCAAGGGGCGCACCATTTCGCAGGAGGAGATCAAGCTCAATCTGCGTGATCTGGCCGATGTGCCGGAAAAGGTTGCGCGGATTCTGGAACAGAACGACGTTATCAAAGAGCTTGCCGCCAAACTCAAGGATGCACGCAACGCGCTCTATCTTGGCCGTGGCTACAACTTCCCGGTTGCGCTCGAAGGAGCGCTGAAGCTCAAAGAGATATCCTACATCCACGCGGAAGGCTATCCCGCCGCCGAGATGAAGCACGGGCCGATTGCGCTGATTGACGAAGATATGCCGGTGATCGTCATTGCCACCCGCGACAACACCTACGCCAAGATTCTGAGCAACATCGAGGAGGTGCGAAGCCGCAAAGGCCGCGTTATCGCCATCGCCAGCGAGGGCGACCGCGAGATCGCCGAACTCACGCCCGACGTGATCTACATTCCCCAAGCATCCGCCGCGCTGCTGCCGCTCCTGACGGTCATTCCGTTGCAGCTGCTCTCCTACCACGTGGCCACCATGCGCGGTTGCAACGTTGACCGCCCCCGTAACCTCGCCAAATCGGTGACGGTGGAGTAG
- the cas10 gene encoding type III-A CRISPR-associated protein Cas10/Csm1 — MSSQHPVIECGIRLLKSPEGELKTGWTEQGGKELAEACSLLNIKLDEPLTLQALQSVFLEENSPEAAPMWFKPCELKAGPLPALVETPEPDQLTLRNTLQGLRQTGNGEAAFSDPLTELEHYGSFIATSAHASTPLFDLFKSLAALYDCLKQGTPETPCLMVSCDFSGIQDTVYTITSKGALKTLRARSFMLELLCEHLIYEILHMARSDRHAVIYSGGGGFSLLLPNIEQSHDSDGGIIEKIEEYRETINKWALKEFEGRLFIALDAKPFDKEKLRDQASFQEIRQSQADALDRLKRRKFSDHLETLFTPSMPEQVTVKKECQITHRDDLTDDEMFDLNELKKCVSMASVDADKRDSDDYLWVSESCYHQFKLGDKLVGATGIFRYTTAIDRSKNPGTLVLPSASGGMVSYTVEEVADATPATQWSINSWDGQRLFLYANYVRKHGELSAYARQEEKEQLLEEGRRSVKADDTASFAGLAASSCGADLIGALRMDVDNLGKLFSSISNIAQLSARSRMLNLFFKLHLNHICANRSFDLLKKNQAEHEEWGKPGRNVSIIYAGGDDLFIVGAWDETVELAFDIQEEFECFTAALPKGANGISGGLTLHQPKFPLYQMARLSAEAEAYAKGDRDAEELKPKKNRISLFYDHSKVNRKRRLGDRELSQRYMLSMQWGLANAFLRSLMKVYQRCFKQTAFQSEERKGIEIEKFSYGTIEKWFAVIKKYQQSNQLYLPTMARVMKDVEREFSDDDKDDKDDKAELFKNLVSYLYTTEENKRNWISHLHIALNWLTYLRRKV, encoded by the coding sequence ATGTCGAGTCAGCATCCAGTCATCGAATGTGGAATCCGGCTTCTGAAATCACCAGAAGGAGAACTCAAAACCGGATGGACAGAGCAGGGCGGCAAAGAGCTTGCGGAAGCCTGCTCACTGCTGAACATCAAGCTTGATGAGCCTCTGACGCTTCAAGCGCTGCAATCTGTCTTTCTGGAAGAGAACTCTCCGGAGGCTGCGCCAATGTGGTTTAAGCCTTGCGAACTCAAAGCCGGACCACTTCCCGCTCTCGTTGAAACCCCAGAACCCGACCAACTCACTCTCCGAAACACCCTCCAGGGCCTCCGCCAAACCGGCAATGGAGAGGCGGCTTTTTCCGATCCGTTGACAGAGCTGGAACACTACGGCAGTTTCATTGCCACCTCTGCTCACGCCTCAACTCCCCTTTTCGACCTCTTCAAAAGCCTTGCCGCCCTCTACGACTGCCTCAAACAGGGCACTCCTGAAACACCATGCCTTATGGTGAGTTGCGACTTTTCAGGCATTCAGGACACCGTGTACACCATCACCTCCAAAGGTGCGCTCAAAACCCTGCGGGCGCGCTCGTTCATGCTTGAGCTGCTCTGCGAACACCTGATCTACGAAATTCTTCACATGGCACGCTCTGACCGTCACGCTGTCATCTATTCCGGTGGTGGAGGCTTCAGCCTATTGTTGCCCAACATCGAACAATCGCACGACAGCGATGGGGGGATCATCGAAAAAATCGAGGAGTACAGAGAGACCATCAACAAGTGGGCGTTGAAAGAGTTTGAAGGGCGGCTCTTCATCGCTCTCGACGCAAAGCCTTTTGATAAAGAAAAGCTTCGCGACCAGGCATCGTTCCAGGAGATACGTCAATCCCAAGCCGACGCGCTTGATCGCCTCAAACGGCGCAAATTCAGTGACCATCTTGAGACGCTCTTCACTCCGTCAATGCCGGAACAAGTAACGGTAAAGAAAGAGTGCCAGATAACCCATCGGGACGATCTGACCGATGATGAGATGTTCGACCTCAACGAGCTAAAAAAGTGCGTCTCCATGGCATCAGTGGATGCCGACAAGCGTGACAGCGACGACTACCTCTGGGTCTCGGAAAGCTGCTACCACCAGTTTAAGCTTGGCGACAAGCTGGTTGGAGCCACCGGCATCTTCAGATACACAACCGCCATTGACCGCTCAAAAAACCCCGGCACCCTCGTGCTGCCCAGCGCTTCTGGCGGGATGGTCTCTTACACTGTCGAAGAGGTCGCCGACGCCACTCCGGCGACTCAATGGTCGATCAACTCATGGGATGGCCAGAGACTCTTCCTCTACGCCAACTATGTCAGAAAGCATGGTGAGCTCTCAGCCTACGCAAGGCAGGAGGAGAAAGAGCAGTTACTCGAAGAGGGTAGGAGGTCTGTCAAGGCTGACGACACCGCCTCCTTTGCCGGTCTTGCCGCGAGCTCCTGCGGTGCCGACCTCATTGGCGCACTCCGCATGGATGTCGATAATCTCGGGAAGCTCTTCAGCAGCATCAGCAACATTGCCCAGCTCTCAGCACGCTCACGAATGCTGAACCTTTTCTTCAAGCTCCATCTCAACCACATCTGCGCAAACCGCTCTTTTGATCTTCTCAAAAAAAATCAAGCAGAGCACGAAGAGTGGGGTAAACCGGGGCGCAATGTCTCGATCATCTACGCCGGTGGTGACGACCTCTTCATTGTGGGGGCGTGGGATGAGACCGTTGAGTTGGCCTTTGATATTCAGGAGGAGTTTGAGTGTTTCACTGCCGCCCTTCCCAAGGGAGCGAATGGAATCAGCGGCGGCTTGACGCTCCACCAGCCGAAGTTCCCGCTTTATCAGATGGCCCGCCTCTCAGCCGAAGCCGAAGCGTACGCAAAGGGTGATCGTGACGCCGAAGAGCTTAAGCCAAAGAAAAACCGTATTTCGCTCTTTTACGACCACTCAAAAGTGAACCGAAAGAGGCGGCTTGGGGACAGAGAGCTGTCGCAGCGGTATATGCTCTCTATGCAGTGGGGGCTGGCCAATGCGTTTCTCCGCTCGTTGATGAAGGTGTATCAACGCTGCTTTAAACAAACTGCATTTCAGAGCGAAGAGAGAAAGGGAATTGAAATTGAAAAATTCAGCTACGGCACCATTGAAAAGTGGTTTGCCGTTATCAAAAAATATCAGCAAAGCAATCAACTCTACCTGCCTACAATGGCTCGGGTTATGAAAGATGTCGAACGAGAATTTTCTGACGACGACAAAGACGATAAAGACGACAAAGCTGAGCTGTTCAAAAATCTGGTTTCCTATCTCTACACAACAGAAGAGAACAAAAGAAACTGGATATCTCACTTGCATATCGCACTCAACTGGCTAACCTATCTCAGGAGAAAAGTATAA
- the csx15 gene encoding CRISPR-associated protein Csx15, with amino-acid sequence MQELLSQLTISEWAIIISGISTIAVVFQQALELIFTRNIPWLIRLLQKGWRWLKRLVRGRLTGVRTLILNCSGHPVHPAQKSAIEKLMHWQDAEVLDVELGNVPEDRHFVPSIEKAIDRLGLTSKEWEQPIVVIPAGYPPACSAIQSILHGRLGHFPDVVRLRRVDPVDGVRYEVAEIMPLQQLRHDSRGKR; translated from the coding sequence ATGCAGGAATTGTTGAGCCAACTGACCATTTCAGAGTGGGCGATCATCATCTCTGGTATCAGTACTATTGCCGTGGTGTTTCAACAAGCGCTTGAACTCATCTTTACCAGAAATATTCCGTGGCTCATCCGGTTGCTGCAAAAAGGCTGGCGCTGGTTAAAACGCCTCGTGCGAGGTCGTTTAACGGGAGTGCGGACCCTGATACTCAATTGCTCCGGACACCCGGTTCACCCCGCGCAGAAAAGCGCCATCGAAAAACTGATGCACTGGCAGGACGCCGAAGTGCTCGATGTCGAGCTGGGCAACGTGCCCGAAGACCGGCATTTCGTTCCGTCAATCGAAAAAGCGATTGACCGGCTCGGCCTGACCTCGAAGGAGTGGGAACAGCCGATAGTAGTCATCCCGGCAGGCTACCCGCCCGCTTGCTCGGCTATTCAGTCAATCCTGCACGGCAGGCTCGGCCACTTTCCCGACGTCGTCCGGCTCCGACGCGTCGACCCGGTTGACGGAGTGCGCTACGAAGTTGCCGAAATCATGCCCCTGCAACAATTGCGGCACGATTCGAGGGGAAAACGGTGA